AGACAGTCCTTGAGGTACTTAGGCAGGTTAGATCTACCAGAATCGGAGTGTGTCATATTCATTGACAATGACAAAGTAAACAAGATTGTATTTGTCATACCGAGAAGGTGATCTTCAAGTGAGCCATTGGCCATGTATTCGTAAACTAACACCCTCTGATCACCATCACAACAGTATCCTACCAAATTGACAAGGTTAGGATGATGAAGAAGACTCAAAATCAGGACCTCCACAAGAAATTCCCTGTTTCCTTGGAATCCATTCCTGTCTAATTGCTTGACAGCAACCTCCTTAGTAACCTGGATGAggggaagaaaagggaaaaatgagaGAGTCAGCGCATCCGAAAAGCTTCTGGAGAAACGTGGCAAACTCTGGGAAGgacaaaagaaagagagagatgaAAAGATTGTGAGAGTACTGTATCTTTGCCTTGAATTTGCCCTTTGTACACTCTACCGAAACCTCCTTCACCAATCAAACGTTCAGCATTGAAGTTATCAGTAGCAAGGGATAATTCTCGGAATGTGAAAATCTGAGCTGAAATATTCTGTTTTCcgattttttcaatttcttcacatATATACCTCCTTTTGCTGCTATCTGCATAATTACTTGATAAGTTTAACCATCTCAatcaagaaaaaagggaaaagggagGAGGATATTTCCAATTAATCcccaaaacaaaaggaaaaaagtctACAATTAATCAGGTTGTTGGTGTGAAAACATTGGTTTACTGATTTAGAATGACAATCAGCTCGTGTGCATATCCATCATGAAATATTCCTTGGTGACAATTGCTGAACTTTCTGGAAATCTAAGAGCCTTGCATTTGATCGAATTTATAGTAACTGGAGGAGATTTTATCATGAATGTGAGCGAAGGAAATACATTacaaaattgaaagaaacatTTTTTCTGTATCGTTAATTTAAGAGGACAATGCAAACGTTGAAACAAGTCATCTCTTGGCAATCTCCTCTTATTGAGGATGGAAATGGAAAACAAATATGGGAAAGAACTAAAATTGGTGAAAGGAAGCCATTCaacaaaagaaaactaaaaaagcGGATCTTCCTGAATCTAACAAAAATATGGCATCTGTATACATGAAAATTACCAGATTTAAAGGAAATGTTAGCGAATGAGGCTATAGTCCTTGTTTCTTGGTGCTCCTGGATGCTCTTTTTGAATTCCTCAATGCTTTTTCTCAGAGAccttttgtgatttttttcttCTGACAAACAACACGAGAAACAGTTCATCTTTTTCTTCTGCTATTTCGTCTCTATCATATTTGGTCCCGAAAAACATTGAATCCAGGAACCAATAATCAAAGATTCCTCCTTTTCGACAAAAGTGCAATcttttttgaaaagattaaagAAGCACAGTCCAATGTGGAATGAACCTTCAAAGTTTGAAACTCAGACCAAGAaagatagttttttttttttttttcagccctGAAAGATCCAGCTTTTTTTTCTGGTCTCTCAAGGAAACAAGAGGAGTTCGTTAAAATGGgttattctttttccttccaaaatcaATGTTTCCGGAGACTCGACAAGGACATCTGGCAAGCCCAATTTTTCTAACGTCAAAAATTTGGAAACACTAAGAAAATAAATCCCATTTTAGCAACAAACATTTCATAGTGTTTTTAATTAATTGTCTAAGACTAAACTTACGTTGGGTCATCCTCTTGTGCGGACAATTATGGTTATTTCTATTCTTATACAGGTTATATAGgtaaatgttgtaatttttGTAAGCCAATTGCATTTTGCAGCACCCCTAAAAGTCTCCATGGTGgctttttttattcttctttgtctagaaacaaaagaaaaagcttGTGTTTTTCCCTTTAAGCCAAAGCAGCTGAAGTCCTCATTCTCTTTCGCTGCTCTTCGACTCACGGTGGAaatcatttcttccttttcagtTCTTGCTGCTCAGTTCGTCCACACACCATGCCTGGGAATGGTGCACCCCTCCactcccccccccccaccccagCCAAAAGATTACCACAAAATTTGGTAAATTTACGGGATTCTAGTATAGTATAAGTGACTGCATTCTTTGATCTCAAAAGTTACTTTCTTTGGTCTCTCTTTTTCAAAACATTGCAACAGGCATTTAACTAAAAAAGACACTGATTAGCAATCTGCCTATGACCCGCAACAGGCTCAAGTAATTTGAATGTATGACTTATCCCATATTTCATGAGAATTCCCGACAGAATACCATAAAATTTTGTTGGAAGAGTCCTCAGAGGCTCAGAATCCAGGCAGTCCAAAGAATGAAATATAAAAAGGCAGAAGTTGGGGATTATGAGACTGGGAAAGATAATTTCTTCCCCAAACAAACAAGTTCCTAACACTGTAGCTTGATTggatatattttaattatgcagacaaaaatatgaaaatgaGAGTGAAAAACAAAGTTAGATTTGCTGAATAAACAAACTGTGTTGATAATGAAATGCAGTACTCAAAACTTGAAAGAAAGTACAATGAAGTATGAGATTGTtgaaaactaactgatactacgCCGGCTGAAGAAAAGAAATATGCAGACTGAGAGCAATGAGTATACTGCCCTGTTGAATAATTTTAGCATGATATACCACAATCTTGCCTTCAACGGTATAGTTACTGGGCATAATTGGCAAAACAAATTATTATTCCAAATTAAGATTTTGCGCAGTGTCTATTAGAACACATAGAAACAAGAAAATTGCATTCACTGATCACAAGCATGTTAAACAATTTTGGCTAAAAATCAAGTGAGAAAGCATCAGACAAATAAAGTAACAATCAcgaaacaaaaacaacaaacatGGTAACAGTTGCTGCTAAGAGCGATTTGGTCTAGTCGCCTCTACTGCTTCTAAAATACAGATTAGTTACATCCCCTATGTTTTAGCAGCTGGAATAAAAGCACTGTAAAGACAATCACAATTTTCATCAACACTTACAGACTATAATCCTCCTCTGTACCTGGAAATGGTGCTCTCAATATTTCTTATCCTAGCTTCAAGTTTCCATGCTAGAACATCCCAAGCTTCATGACTACAGCTTTTCCCATTTCCTCTATCAACTCCGAACATCTCATGAATAACAGCCCCCGCTTCACTGCTGTCTTTTATTAAATTTGGTAAGCTTGGCCCAACAGGAAGATGACAAAAGGGTTGGGTTTCAGAACCTTCACATTTATGACGTGATCCACAACCAACCAATCTACCCGTTAGGTATACATCAGGTGTAGTCTCAGTCTCATGTGCCAGTGCCATTCTTGAGcttcttttttccatttcagtttCTAACTTAATCTCTGAGGGCTCTACCTGCATTTTCTGAACAGTAATATTCTCAGAAATTGAGGAAATTGGACCTTCTAGTTGAGAATCTCTCTGAGATTTGTCTTTTCCATTAGCATTGTTCCCCAAACTTTCAAACTGAACGCATCCATTCCTGTCAACTGAACCCTTGGCTCCCACTGTGTTGTGCTTAGGAGAAAAATCTAGGGGAAGAGAACCGTGATTATCTGATTTTCTTCCAGCTGTATTTAGCAACATTGCCTTATATTCTGAACCAGTTAATATGACTACATTTTCAGTTTTCCCACTTACATCAGTTACTTTCCTCAAACGTTTGACTCTTGTGTGTCCATCCTCATCCTCCAACTCCCTTTTTCCCAATATGTTTCCCTTGGTAGGAAAACCTGGTGTGACAACTTCATTATTGTTTGGTTTCTTTTTATCCGATTTCAGCAGTACTCTTTTTCCTGAACTCCTAACTCGATCTGCAGTGTACTTCTTATATTGTGCGCCAGTCATTCTGATTATATTCTGAGCTTTGTGGTTTCCATCAGCTCCTTCCTTTAATCGTTTAGCTTGTATTTGATGATCTGCATCCTCTGAATTGCTTGTTCCTGTTTGATTGGGCTTGGGAGGAAAACCAGGGGGAACAAGAGAAATGTTATCTGATTCCTTTTCAGATGAAGTCTGTGCACTCTCTTTATCAGCAATGGCCTTCTTTTCTGAATCATTTGGTCTGACTGTATCGCACATCCTAGGTAAACTAGCTGAAGCAGGTGCACCACTGGCAGATTTCTTTTGAGAAGATTTCAGTAACAACTGCTTTTTCAAACCCTTATATCTCGCTCCAGTCACAGAATCTACACTTGCAGCTAGCTGAACAGACATGGACTTCCTCCACCACACCAGGTACTGAGTAGTAACATCCGGCTCAAAGAGGCGAGATGGTATATACAACCGCTCATCTCTAACTGTCCTAGTGTAATTTTCCCAGGCTAAACTTATATTCAAATTAGCTCGCGTTACTTGACCAGGAAGACCTTGATCAAAGCCAAATTGCATGGCCACTCGGTGTGGGAGGTACTGCATAATGCAATCCGATTCTATCCCAACCAGTTCACTCACCCTCAAGCATCTGACAAGCGCCTCTAGATCTTCATCCATGTCGGAACCAACCAACACCCATTGTTCCTTCTCTTTGTAAATGTAGTGAGGCAGTGAGTTTTTGCATCCAATTGCATAAGGCCGCCAAAGAAAAAAATCAGCTGCTTCGTCAATGGATAAGCTTACGTCTATCATATCCTCCATCCTCAGGCCACTCCATTTGGCGAACCTTGGCTGACCATGTTCTAGAGTTACAGGCTTTGGAAGCAATGTTAAAAATCTCTCCAATATCCATATCTGAACTAACTGAAATGGGGCTGAAATTAAAAGTTCCAAAATCTTATCTTGCTCATTAACATTCTGCATCCTTCTAGAATCAACAAGAGCCTGTTTCAACTCGCTCAAACTAGCATAAAGATTAGCAAGAATTGCCGGTGCAAGAGCAATTTTAGTGCCTCTAGCTAGATGGATTGCAATAGGTATAACAATTTTTTGTACAGTATCATCACTAGTTTTATTGGGGAATACAAACCTGGACAACCACAATGCAAGAAACGCTTCGTGCTCGATCTCATTTCCACTGTCCATGAATTTAGTCAACCAAAGACTCTGCGAGGGCTTTTTAGATTTCGACTTGGCCAACTCGGATCTCGCTAAAAGTAGTTTCTTCTCTACCTCTGCAAATTCATCCGTATCAACGGGCCTAAAAACTGGGTCACCAAGAACAGAATAACCACCCAGGATCATCATATCTTCCAATGTGATTGTAGCTTCTCCCCAAGGGAAAACAAATGTATTTGTGTCAGGACACCATTTCTCACCAAAACTAAAAATCAGATCCTCATTTCGGGTATTAAGGTAGGTAGAATTCATTATAGCATCAAATATACCAGCTTTTCTCCAGGCTGCACGGTGCAGTGAACTCATGCGATCAACCCATGTTTTCCAATCCTTTTGCGGGTTTCTCCACCCACAAAAGTTCACTTTGAGCTTGGATTTCTTGAAAATGCCAGCAAAGCTGGATGTAGCTCCTGGAAAGCAGGTGTTCGGGGGAAGATCAAAAACAGGCCCGCCGATTGAGGTGACCGAGGGAGTCAGGAAATGAGCTATTCGAACAGTCGGTTCTCCCCCGGTTGGACATACCATCTCTTCCCTGAGTTCTGCCATGAGCTTCTGAACTAAAACTTCCGCCATTCCAGAGAATTTCACCGATGAACTGATTGAGATTTACTTCTGTTACAGCTGTGCCATTTGCGTGCGAACTGCGTAGGGGTTTTTATTTTCCCTGTCGGTTGACTGTGCGAGTGTGTGCTGACAAAAGAGACGAGTGAGAACTGAGACCGTTTCGTTTGTCATTTGTGTGTAGATGCGTGAGTGTATTCTGACAAAATAAAATAGAGGAGCAAAAAACGCGACGTTTGGTATGTAGATTAAAACTGGTGGCAAAAGATACAAAAAGCTTTTGATATACCATCTAATCTTTTTTGGACTGAATTCTCTTGTGGTTTCTTTCATCTATTATCACATCTATTTATCCTAATAATATTATATGTAAATTAGATGAAATTCAAGATTGTATTTAGTTAAGTAGTAAATACatatattcttttgtttttgaattgTGAATATTTAACTGAACACGATACACATTCTAAATTTTACTAATTACTTCTTCAAGCAATACAGAAAGTTAGGACTTTACCATTTTATAATTAATGTAGACATATACATCGTTAAGTGAATACAAAACGTATTTCTCAAGAACCTATACATTTGTAAGGTAGGCATAAAGACTTTTTAAGAAGCACAAGAATACATGGTACCATACCACCACTTAAGGTTAGCCACAAATATTTCTCAAAAAACAAAACAACTTTTTTCAAACAAACAAATTAGTCAGTAGACCCTCGTAAAGTAATTATTGTTAGACGATTAATCTTGACACTTTTTGATTATTGTAATCTTACCATGCAAATTGTATGGTTTCAAGTACGCTagctaatcttttttttttttttcttcgttACTCAAGAAGACGAAAGCCtaataaaattctcaatttAGTTATGaatttcaacttgaagaagttgaAATGGTGGTTATTAATTCATGGGCTTTACCAGTTCTATATTTTTGGGTTAATTTCATGGATGGCGGTCATAAATTTGAGACTCATTACTATCTTTGGTATGATCTGCAGGTCCTTCTGAGCTTGAATTCGCAGTGCTAATTAATGGTCCTTCAATTCCTACTGgttgcatgcatgcatgcatgcaagGAGGGTTGTACTTGTACGCTTCTTGAATTGCTGCAGTTGTTGATGAAGGCTTAACTTTAATTGAGAAGCTGAAGAAGTCTTGGATTCATTAGCACCAGATTAATGGCTACTTCCACGATTATTGCACCCTTGCAGCATCCCTCCAGAACTCCTCCAGGAGCTTGATTTTGTTCCCCCCAAGCTGTTAAATTTAGGCAAAAAAGGCAAATGCATGCGTTTGCTAAAGACTGTTTATTGTGTAGTACACTGTTAACTTGTAACTTTGTATGTACACATAAAATTGATGGGTAGAGTGGTGTGATTGGGTACCTAATTAATTAAAGCATTACGGTTATATTTGtgttctaagccaaacataagggATCCTTAATTATATAGGGTGGCAATATGTTTTGTACCAACGAtactctgttttttttttattttattttaagcCATTACATTTGTGTGTACAGAAAGAAATAAAGAGATTTTCATAAAGTATGAGATTATATTTTACCACCTACAATATTCTTTTTGAATGATGATTGATGAATATTTATCCATGCACCTTGCAGACTATAATTTTTACTAATTTCTGTAATTGTATTGGCAACTTtattcatccaaaaaaaaaattagaatttggTCTTGCAATGGATTCTAATGTTACTAATTATTCACCTTGTATTTGCACAGGCACTTTTTATGctctaaaatttttattttttaaaaaaatgatataaaataatcaagaatactattttataaaattttatatgCTAATTGTAAAACAAACATTTGGATTAAATACATGAAAGATCGTTAATTTATAACAACTTAATAATTAGTTTCAATCAAATCATATCCTATGATTCAGATATGTTTACTCTAATTAATGGTGATATGTCAATATATGTGTAATGCAGATATATTAGGAAATAAATGTGATTCTTTCGCAACTAAAATGAATTTCAAAATACAAACTAATAGATAATGAACTtattatttgatcaaattattaaaaactaataaaaaaagtaatttgGGAGAACTTTTATTATCCCGTATTTATATGAATACTATCTTAACCTATATTGAATTCCAATGGAAAGAGAGCATAAAAATTTAtagaaaaaaatttagaaaaagaatgacTATTTATACAATTTAAGTGGACTTGTATCAGTGATATGCTAAAATTGAAGGAATATAAATtcattgaaaaatgaaaattgtcGAAACTTTAGAATTacaaataaataatcaagtcaAATAATAGAAGGCATTTTATAATGGGTGCCCAATAGATACTTGTTAATACACCAAACTCTACCCAACCTATTATGTATATACACATACTAACAATGACTACCTTCTCTTGCACTTATACATTTTTCctatttaatcttatcttttcaaAAATCTAACACCTAAATATATCTTAATGGGTGCACAATGGGCACTCGTTAGACAAATCCATAAAGAAAATATAGTCAATgtaattgaagaaattttttaaaacataatgctgattgattaaaaaaaagaaaagcataatCAATGTAAACATATATAATGTAGGGAAGTAATAGTTTTAAATTTACTATAAGTAAGGAAATATTAGaatgctagaaaaaaaaagtgcatcCAAATTTTAGTAATGATAATAAATAATCAATTCAATAATAGGAATAAAGAATGTGATTGTAGAgaattaaaaaaaggaaagctattaacaaaaaataaaataaggcaaaattataaaaatttatataaagTGAGTAATTAATCGATTGTTTGAAAGTTACTATAAATAAGAAAGTAATAAAGGATTATAATTAATTGTTACCACAAaaaaaatccaccaagaaacaTAAGCAAATACAATATTTTTCTATGTGGTGAAAAGATAAAACTTCCACTTGGTAAAAAACCAAATTAGCCAATTTCTTTTTCGATATAGCCAACTTAGTAACCTATGAAGGGGAAAAACTATCTACATGAGCATTAATATAGCATATTTTGTCCAAATATTAGTAATGATAATAAATAGTCAAGTCGATAATAGGAATTGAAAACGAGAAATTGAAAGAAAAGATATGGGttgattaataaaaaataaagaagataCAATTAATATAAACTTATATAAGGTAAGTCATTaataaattgaatgaaattgactaTAAATAAGGAACTTTAAAAAGGATTATGATTAACTgttaccaaaaaagaaaagaataaaatctaCAAAGATACAAACAAACACTCTTTTTcttataatttaatttaccaTGTGGCATGAAGATAAAATGTCCACttgacaaaatttgaaaatagcCAATTTACCTATCAAAAGTGAAACTAAATATCATTTTATGCGCTCGTACACACACACATGTCTCTGTGTGTGTATTTGTCCTCAATAGCATgacaattttttcaaaaaaaaaatgtaaaattggtaGGCCCTCTGAgttatgtaattttttttggacATGTTCTTTAATACCATAATCttattatgaaaattaaatGCTTGTATCAAATGAAAATACATTACTCACAATTAAGTTACTCAAGGATGATGATAACGCATAAAGAatgtgtgtttgataaaattgaaatctaaaatttgaaatttgaatctattaagttaCTGAATTGTTAAGTATAAAATCATAACATTCGAGTATATTTTGTATTAAATGATAATTGataaatgaattattaattGAGgtgttctattttttgttatcaaacacttttgaatatgttaagatctaaacgtattaaatttaagtgttgaattgaattattaaatagGTAGTATTATACTTAGTTACTCAGTAATGTGCCCTCCTGAATTCCGATCGAAGTTGAAATGGTAACTCTCGAGGCCTTTGTAGGTGTATCTTTTTCTAAATTGAATGTAGTTCctgaactcttttttttttttctaattcttaCAAAAAATCATATTTAAATGCAAAAGTAAACGTGCAAAATTCGAATTTATAATGCCTATTCTACTTAAAAATGAGGATGTCCACATTTGTATCAATTGCATTATTatttattagattttttttaagcTTTGCCTCTAGTGTAAAGTGTAAAGATTAGATGACAAATGTATTAATTATTCATGTGTACAAGTCGGCCAATAGTCATGAGCTCTATTTAATTCATGCAATTGTAAAGTCCATCCCATTAAAACGAGAATAAATAGGACAAACA
Above is a genomic segment from Coffea eugenioides isolate CCC68of chromosome 5, Ceug_1.0, whole genome shotgun sequence containing:
- the LOC113771945 gene encoding uncharacterized protein LOC113771945, with amino-acid sequence MAEVLVQKLMAELREEMVCPTGGEPTVRIAHFLTPSVTSIGGPVFDLPPNTCFPGATSSFAGIFKKSKLKVNFCGWRNPQKDWKTWVDRMSSLHRAAWRKAGIFDAIMNSTYLNTRNEDLIFSFGEKWCPDTNTFVFPWGEATITLEDMMILGGYSVLGDPVFRPVDTDEFAEVEKKLLLARSELAKSKSKKPSQSLWLTKFMDSGNEIEHEAFLALWLSRFVFPNKTSDDTVQKIVIPIAIHLARGTKIALAPAILANLYASLSELKQALVDSRRMQNVNEQDKILELLISAPFQLVQIWILERFLTLLPKPVTLEHGQPRFAKWSGLRMEDMIDVSLSIDEAADFFLWRPYAIGCKNSLPHYIYKEKEQWVLVGSDMDEDLEALVRCLRVSELVGIESDCIMQYLPHRVAMQFGFDQGLPGQVTRANLNISLAWENYTRTVRDERLYIPSRLFEPDVTTQYLVWWRKSMSVQLAASVDSVTGARYKGLKKQLLLKSSQKKSASGAPASASLPRMCDTVRPNDSEKKAIADKESAQTSSEKESDNISLVPPGFPPKPNQTGTSNSEDADHQIQAKRLKEGADGNHKAQNIIRMTGAQYKKYTADRVRSSGKRVLLKSDKKKPNNNEVVTPGFPTKGNILGKRELEDEDGHTRVKRLRKVTDVSGKTENVVILTGSEYKAMLLNTAGRKSDNHGSLPLDFSPKHNTVGAKGSVDRNGCVQFESLGNNANGKDKSQRDSQLEGPISSISENITVQKMQVEPSEIKLETEMEKRSSRMALAHETETTPDVYLTGRLVGCGSRHKCEGSETQPFCHLPVGPSLPNLIKDSSEAGAVIHEMFGVDRGNGKSCSHEAWDVLAWKLEARIRNIESTISRYRGGL